One region of Flavobacterium sp. KACC 22763 genomic DNA includes:
- a CDS encoding alpha-N-arabinofuranosidase, giving the protein MKKPLFLLAMALFYQYAFSQITTISIKNNNDSPIISKHIYGHFAEHLGHCIYGGFFVGDTSKIPNTNGVRNDIVKALKDLKIPNLRWPGGCFADTYHWKDGIGPKEQRPTIVNQWWGGVTEDNSFGTHDFLNMCELLGAEPYLSGNVGSGTVQELADWVQYTNFGGKSPMSDMRKKNGRTEPWKVKYWGIGNEAWGCGGNMTADYYANEYKKFATFMSDWGNMGGITRIASGANSSDYNWTETLMKNIPLNMLGGVGVHHYAVINWDKKGSDVNFTEKEYFLSMQSALKMEELVTKHAAVMDKYDPEKKVAMIVDEWGGWYEVQKGTNPGFLYQQNTMRDAVLAGATLNIFNNHADRVKMANLAQCVNVLQAVILTDKAKMITTPTYHVMKMYSVHQDAKLIPIEFKSPSYTFNGESIPAVSASASKDASGLVHISLVNVDAVNKNKVEIDVASLGAKNYTASIITASKLQDYNSFENPNKIVPVAFKGFENKKGKLEITIPPFSVLVLEGK; this is encoded by the coding sequence ATGAAAAAACCACTTTTCCTTTTGGCGATGGCACTGTTTTATCAGTACGCATTTTCTCAGATTACGACAATTTCAATAAAAAACAATAATGATTCGCCTATTATTAGCAAGCATATTTATGGCCATTTTGCAGAACATTTAGGACATTGTATTTATGGAGGATTTTTTGTTGGAGATACTTCAAAAATTCCAAATACCAACGGAGTTCGAAATGATATTGTAAAAGCATTAAAAGATTTAAAAATTCCGAATTTAAGATGGCCGGGCGGATGTTTTGCTGATACATACCACTGGAAAGATGGAATTGGTCCGAAAGAACAGCGTCCAACAATTGTAAACCAATGGTGGGGAGGAGTAACAGAAGACAATAGTTTCGGGACACACGATTTTTTAAATATGTGCGAATTGCTTGGTGCAGAACCGTATTTGTCTGGAAATGTCGGTAGCGGAACAGTTCAGGAATTGGCAGACTGGGTGCAGTACACCAATTTTGGAGGTAAAAGCCCTATGAGTGATATGCGAAAGAAAAACGGAAGAACTGAGCCGTGGAAAGTAAAATACTGGGGAATTGGAAATGAAGCTTGGGGCTGCGGAGGAAATATGACAGCAGATTATTATGCAAACGAATATAAAAAGTTTGCCACATTTATGTCTGATTGGGGAAATATGGGAGGAATTACAAGAATTGCTTCTGGAGCAAACAGTTCAGATTATAATTGGACAGAAACGTTAATGAAAAACATTCCGTTGAATATGCTTGGCGGTGTTGGCGTGCATCATTATGCTGTAATCAACTGGGATAAAAAAGGTTCTGATGTTAATTTTACCGAAAAAGAGTATTTCTTATCCATGCAGTCTGCTTTAAAAATGGAAGAATTAGTGACAAAACATGCTGCTGTTATGGATAAATACGATCCGGAAAAAAAAGTGGCTATGATTGTAGACGAATGGGGAGGCTGGTATGAAGTTCAGAAAGGAACAAATCCTGGATTTTTATATCAGCAAAATACCATGAGAGATGCAGTTTTGGCTGGAGCGACTTTAAATATTTTCAACAATCATGCAGACCGAGTTAAAATGGCAAATCTGGCGCAGTGTGTTAATGTGCTTCAGGCGGTTATTTTGACCGACAAAGCCAAAATGATTACAACGCCAACTTATCACGTCATGAAAATGTACAGCGTACATCAAGATGCTAAATTGATCCCGATCGAATTTAAATCACCTTCTTATACTTTTAACGGAGAAAGTATTCCAGCAGTTTCGGCTTCGGCTTCAAAAGATGCAAGCGGATTGGTTCATATTTCGTTAGTAAATGTTGATGCCGTAAATAAAAATAAAGTTGAAATTGATGTGGCTTCGCTTGGCGCTAAAAACTATACTGCAAGTATAATTACGGCTTCAAAACTTCAGGATTATAACTCCTTTGAGAATCCAAATAAAATTGTTCCAGTTGCTTTTAAAGGTTTTGAAAACAAAAAAGGAAAGTTAGAAATTACAATTCCGCCATTTTCTGTATTGGTTTTAGAAGGAAAATAA